The genomic interval TTGGTCACGTGACGGAGGATCTTTCCTTCGGTGCCGGAAGTTCAGGGCGTCCTGCAGCACCCTCATGGCGGCCGATAGGAGCTGAGTCCTTGCATGGTGCGGGTAAGGAGAGAGCGCGGGAAGACCTGCTGTCAGTGTGTACGGCATTGTGATGAGGAGTAGAGATAGATACAGTCGTCAGACGCTATACTGTGGTGTCGCTAACGTGTGTTCATCCGTGACCTGCACTCCGTGTCCTCTACTCCATGACGTATTCTTTACCTGTACTCGCACCGCAGCACTATCCTTCATAGGACAACCAGCGTCTGATATACTGAACGAATGGTAATGTTTCTGGAGGTTGTCAGAGACCGTTATGCCACCTCATTGAACGGTTCACCAGCctgtaatggctgataacagggaacactagATTGCTTGTTACTTGTACATGGAGATATAGTGGTGGATTTCCACACAAAACATAAGATGTCCTTACTCGTTTGTTagtaaataaaacacaataacCAGAGATATTGGCATTTCTCTGTTCAGttttggtggccatattggttgtcaccttggAATAATCTTAGGAACTTACAAGCGGTTGTCACTTTATTGATAGAACAGaataaagtatgggagcgcggcccgcaaaatgcaaaagaacggacatgttccataattttaggaacatttctacggcacagacacccatccgtagcgctacggaaaggtgtccgtgttcaatgaaagtgaatgggtctgttttgcagaccgcaattgcggtccgcaaaaactgccatgcctgtgattacgggcacggccgtgtgcatgaggcataatagAGCTGTCCCAAGTCTGAGACCTCCCTATATGATGTCCTAAAAGGTCCTATGGAAAGGTGTTGTCTTTGTCATAACCCAGCTAAATACTGGCGCTGCGTATCTCCGGTGAATATCGGACGGTCAGGCTTTCCCTATGGACATGAGGTGTCTGTAGATCGGCTTTCGTATCCCTTCCCACGTGACTGCTGCTCAGTATGAAAGGGACTGTGATTCTATTCTGTCATTTTACCCATTATTACATGTATTGTCTATTTTGTGCCTAGGACTCGCATCAGCGTCACGCTGGATTCAGACGGTTTCTCTAGGTGACCTCGCCGCGTCGCTGCCCTCCTCTGATGGTTTCCTGAGCCTTCACGCAGTAATTCTTCTGGGAACAATGGTGAAGTATTTTCTAGGCTTGAATGAGCTGAAGAGCTCATGGGACCAAGTGTTCACTGCTTTTTGGCAGCGCTATCCAAACCCCTACAGGTAAGGCTGATGAATGGAGCTGTTTGTGTATCACCATCCGTAAAAGTAGTTGCCGCTTTTGACTAGTTGAAGCCGTGCACTCCCCTGTGTTTGTGTGGCTGGTGTAGCCTTGGAAAATGATAGCTCTAAACCAAGTTTGTCTTCTATAGTTCTATCAGTGGTCCACGTGTGCTATTGGTCATTTAGTATAGACGCCATATTTTATTTGTCCTACTGCTTTTACAGAACCAACgtgttctgcagcgctgtacacagatactcgcttaggctgggttcacgcgacctattttcaggcgtaaacgaggcgtattatgcctcgttttacgcctgaaaatagtgctacaatacgtcggcaaacatctgcccattcatttgaatgggtttgccgacgtattgtgcagacgacctgtaatttacgcgtcgtcgtttgacagctgtcaaacgacgacgcgtaaattgactgcctcggcaaagaagtgcagggcacttctttgccacataatttgagccgttcttcattgaactcaaatgcgaggaggagcatttacgtgtgaaacgaggcagctgttaacagtctgtcttttcacacgtaaatgcctctcagcgtgtgaacatacccttacatcatCCCCCGTCacgatcttttccctaatctcaaAAAACACCTACACGCTAGGGCCATTAACCTATTTGTGTGTTTTTGGAGAGTAAAGTAAGGCACCCGGAGGAAGGAAATCCACACAAACAGGGAGAACATAAAAGCTTCagagtaaggccatgttcacacaactcattgtcaggcgtatttcggagcatAAATATCTTGTATTACACTCTGAAATATGACTGCAAATAGcttttgcttttttgttttctgtGGGAAATACTGTTTAGTTCATATGAGGCGTATTTTAACGTTGCAgagttatgagaaaaaaaaaagcctgccaAAAATATGGCCTAAGGCCCCTTTCACATCATGGTTGGCAGATCTGCTCTTCTACTTCCCTTTTCTATCAAAAGTGTTCTCAAATCTCAACACAGAGGAGAAACATTGCCTAACGtttcccctttcccttgcttttcTGGCTAGAAAGCACTGCTGTGTCAAATGCACTTTAAACTAGTACAGAAATACTGCAAAATTTCTTGAGTCCGGCATCATTGGGACCTAATGGGTACcagattatcagatattctggaGTATTGGACAGTCTTAAAAAGTATGTAAAATACACCTAATTGGCTTTTTCGGGTCCGTCTCCTGCTTTTGGTCTTGTAAAACTTCATGTTATGTTTCTGTTCAGTGCTGGAAACCAAAATCATCATGGTATCAAATCATCAGACTTTCTAGGTtaggatgccggattaaaggatttCTGTGTGTGCACTATGTACACTGTACTTTATTTTAAAGTGATAGGGACACAGTTTTGTTTGTAGTTTTCCATTACATTGAACACttctcctgacttgtctgttttagtgaatGTGTTACCCATCAAAAAATAAATCTGGAGCACCCTTTCTTACAattctacattgtgccgttcccctgttattcctgctagaaatgtatgaaaaaaatttgacaactgggtgttaccagttagggGTGTGCCCCAATACAGTctgactgtccaatcagtgctgaaagTGAGAttatgtagggacacgcccctttgacaagaggaatggtaacaccctgttgactatttattcatacatttccaattggaataacagaggaatggaacaacacagagttctaagaaaagattctccagaacTATTTActaatgtcaggagagatgacatgcCTTCTTTAAATGCTTTGTGACTTTCTATACAATTCATTGAACTACACAAAATGTTTGGTTTTAATATATTAATTTCCTTCTGGGCATAAAGCAAACATGTCCTGACTGAAGACATTCTATACCGTGAGGTAACCAGTGACCACAAGCTGCTGACCAGGAGACTATTAACCAAGACCAACCGCCTGCCGCGATGGGCGGAGCGATTCCTACCAGCCAATGTGGCCCATGCTGTGTACGTTTTAGAAGACTCCATAATGGATCTCCCCAAGAAAACCTTGACCACCTACACCTGGAACGTAAACCACAGCTCTGTCATGGTAGGAGACCTGGTGTTAAAGACTAGTTTTAACCGCATATATTTACCACCCCTTGCAAAAATTATGGGATCACCACAATAAGTGCGTGTTCAACCAGGAAGTGCACAAATCAGATGTGACACAAAATAATGTTTGTTTAGTAGCTGAACATTATGGCTTTGTGAAACGTACCTCAAACGTATGAAatgaaaggctatgtaaacctttgaggggcattttttttttttaataaaaaagtcggCCAGCGtgtttgtaccctttttttttttttttttttttttttttttttataattagtttttattaaaaataattttgacttttcttagatacagctgctctctattctcaacacagagcagctgtatagttcgctatTACCTAaatcgtcagtcctgcggacatgACGTGTtcagtatccacctgtaatctatgacTTCTAAGTTCGTAATTTAAGCAgggtccacctgtaatcgatcacatcggtcagagacacgcaggacccgctgacactggactgacggattcagtgaattgcGCTAGATCAcatctgttctgtatagagaatacagagcagctgtatctcaaaaagtaaaaatgtatttttaataaaGCCTAAATACAAAGTTACCCCAAacgcactgactgacctgtttatttaaaaaaatatatataattatatatatatatatatctccttttaaaggctatgtacgctcTACTAAGTTACTACTTCAGCAATTTCTACATTCTGATTTATTGTATGAGACATTGGAGGCAAATACATTTAATATACATACTAAAAAATTCCCGTTCCTATATCTGATGCACAAGTTATGGTGTTGTATCGCATCACATTAAGGGCTCTTCCACACGCTGTGGAATTGCCGCGTCTTTTCCGTCCAGAATTtcagacggaaaaaacgcagcagaaaacCGTAGCCGCATAGTGGAtgggatttaacaaatctcatccacacgctgtgtaaaaaatctCAACCAGAAATTGACGTGCGGTGCGTgtttttcggactgcagcatgtccattcctgctgcggaaagtggccagaattgctgcgttcatAGATTtctccatctcccaacattgagaaaaacgcagcaaaatacgcaccattttctgacgtaaaaaccgcaggaaatggtgcgtttttgccgcagcggaatgtctgcgtttttcaacggaattgctgcagagattttctgcagcaattccattgtgtgtggacaagcccttaggggtCTTCCCAATACACATCTATATGGGACATGCCATGGTTGACTCCATTACAGGATATTTTAGATCTGAGTATGGAAAAGAGCAGGTGTGTGAAGATAAATTCAGTTGCTAGATGATTGAGATCTCAAACAATTTGCTCAAATACAGACTGAATTTTTGTCTTCCTCATACCCAAGTACCTTCAGCTCCGACATGCTTATGAAGTTGAGCGTAGAAACCAAGATTTCTCGATGGGTAATGTTTTGATTGGAGTAATTAGCAAAGTAGATCACACTTCCGGTAGATCTTTTATATGTCTATTGGCAAGATTCCTAGAAAAATTCCCATCTGTGCTGAGAAacaaatgggaaagagatattgGACCCATCGAGAAAAATCATTGGAACGACGTCCTATTGAGGACTCCTCTGTTATTTATGAACGAGGCACATCACATTTATCACTTGTACCTGTTTCATAGGGTCTATAGGACCCTGGTTTTTCTATATGACCTAGGGCTTAGAGACTCACCCATGTGCCCTAGATACAGGGTAGACCCGGGCACTCTGATACATATGATGTGGCAATGTCCGAGGTTACAGAAGTATTGGACAGAAGTGGTAGatatatcttctgtatatcaggTCTCCATAGACTTTACTCCATATGTAAGTATTCTGGGCTATGTGGCAGATATATCTATTTCTGAACATTTAAACTTGGCCATTGCTCGTTTGCTGTATGTAGCTAGGAAACGTATTGCACAACACTGGATTGATTAACCattccccccccacacacacattttAAGAATTTAAAACTAAAGTTAACTCGtatggaaaaatatatttatatttccaGGAATGCCAGACACATGACAAAATATGGGTCCCTTGGGTGGAGGGAGCGGGTTTGACTCTTCACTGGATGCTGCGGCTGTGTTAGGATGGTTGACCGATAGGTCTATGTTTTTTTTAGACGATACTGGCAGCTGTTCTGACATCATATGAAGAACTTCCATAATACTGCTAAATGTATGATCTGAAAGGATTACAAAATGCAGGAaaactgcactgtgggaacccaggctTAGGCTTGTACTGGTACCTGTATTAGAAATACAAATGATATGGTGATTCCATAATTTCCTCGTCATTGAGTGATTCCACTTTTATTTCCTCTACTTGACCTGAAAATAATATGCCAGGTCTGTTTCAGGAAGATAGAATGTTCAGCTATGTAAAATAGTTTTgtgtttatatttttgtatttgctacaaaggccccatacacacgaccgtaaaaatgatccgtaattgcggaccgcagttacggacccattcacttctgttttccacggacaccttcctgtttatttacgggaagatgTCCGTGCTGTAGATGTGTACCGCATAAgatcggacatgtcctatcttttgcgttttatgggccgtgctctcaCACTTTgtttgggagcacgggccgagaaTGTgggcggctggccgtgcccgcaattgtggTCTGTGATTGCAGGCACGGCTATGTTCATGGGGGCTTAAGGAGCTGAGAGAACATCCTCAATTGTGGTGATATCATTTTTGACCGGTAGTTTATCCATTTAGTTTTTTCATCAAATGTTTTGTTTCCACCTTGCAGTCTGTGGAGGAACGCTGTGTATACTGTGAAAATCCAGAGAATAAAAGTTGGACGGAGGTTAAAAGAGAGGCTTGGGTGTCCTCGAGAGTGTTTGGTTTTAGCAGACCAATACAGGTGAGATCAGTATGAGTAAGCCTGTGATGTGATGAGTGTAGAATGTGGACCGCTCTGGTCATGCAGAAATCATTCAGACCCAGCCCTTCGCTGGAACTTGTCTTCGTCTTGTGCTTACACTAGATGTTTAACTGATTGGTCTGGTGCTGTAGGAATTGACTACGTCTCTGCCCTTCCTCCTCTATCTAACTCTATAGCTATATGAAATAAAGTATTACCAGCCCCTTTACACTGAGGACCCCGTTTGGTTCTTGGAGCTTTAGTTGGGGGAAGGGGGGAGTTGCTATCTCACGGAACAAGTATAATAGAAGCATCTCTGTAAACTATTCACCCGTGTCCGACAATGAAGGTTTGTGTGCAGTGGATCTGACTGTATGTTAAATGGCGCTCTTCTTAAGCGTGTTGTCTCTTCCAGGAGTTTGGTCTGGCTAGGTTCAAAAGTAACGTGACCAAGGCAACGAAAGGATATGAATATAGCCTGGCAAAAATGCAAGGTGAGTGGCCCAGACACGTTCAGCTCTCGTAGCATCTGCTCTTTAACACTGACCAGAGCCGTTGGCAATGTGCGAGTCATGAGACGGGAAGCGTGACTAGGAGCTCACGTGGCAGATAATGGTAGTGAGCCATAGGATCTATGCTAATAACATGTCGGCATTCCAGGAGTAGTGAGGATATTGTTCTTACAGTCCAGTTGGTATTTAGAATGTTTACATTACATAAAGGTTATAGTATTATAAGGATACACGTATGTTTCAGGTACTCGTCAGGTATGACCACTAGAGTACAGAAGAAAGAGGTGACACCATGTTGGCCAGTAAGGTGCTCATTTCATTTGCTAATCCTTTAGCTCCAAAACGAGAGCTGACCACTTTGTTGTATGCACCCTGCAGGCAGTTCttgatcttaggccctgttcacacagtttttttttttgcaggcgtaaaaatctgccttaaaattttgAAGtctattttgacctgcctgcacttttttgctgtgttttttttgctgcacccattgagtgctacggggaaAAAACAGcggaaaatgctttctctgcctctcattgatatcaatgggaggtcagaggtggaaccgcgacaagtaagagcatgctgctt from Rhinoderma darwinii isolate aRhiDar2 chromosome 3, aRhiDar2.hap1, whole genome shotgun sequence carries:
- the PRELID1 gene encoding PRELI domain-containing protein 1, mitochondrial — encoded protein: MVKYFLGLNELKSSWDQVFTAFWQRYPNPYSKHVLTEDILYREVTSDHKLLTRRLLTKTNRLPRWAERFLPANVAHAVYVLEDSIMDLPKKTLTTYTWNVNHSSVMSVEERCVYCENPENKSWTEVKREAWVSSRVFGFSRPIQEFGLARFKSNVTKATKGYEYSLAKMQGDTRARTLVESAKEATEKAKETALAAKEKAKDLANKAATSKKQQYV